Proteins encoded in a region of the Paenibacillus sp. E222 genome:
- the licT gene encoding BglG family transcription antiterminator LicT produces MEVVKILNSSVVLARRGEDDKEIIVMGKGIGFKSKPGDVVNEDEIEKVYVLENETISSDLTALMKETPKEYLILADEIISYAKHTLSRHLSDHLYVSLTDHLYMATKRFKDNMTIQNRMLWEVKKFYPQEFSIGMHGLSLIHNQLGLSLPEEEAANIAFHLVNAQQNDDNMNQVMLMTGTVKDVLNIIKIHYQVELDTHSINYSRFLTHLQFFIQRLFEHKTLNTQDHELFDQIASKYPQEEQCVQLIKEYIEARFEHTISSEEMMYLIIHINRVMSRN; encoded by the coding sequence ATGGAAGTCGTGAAAATACTGAACTCGAGCGTTGTTCTTGCCAGACGTGGCGAGGATGATAAGGAAATTATTGTGATGGGGAAGGGCATCGGCTTCAAGAGCAAACCTGGAGATGTCGTGAATGAGGACGAGATTGAGAAGGTATATGTGCTTGAAAATGAAACAATTTCTTCGGATCTCACCGCTCTGATGAAGGAAACGCCAAAAGAATATCTCATTCTGGCTGACGAAATCATTTCTTATGCCAAACATACATTGTCCCGACATCTGAGTGATCATCTCTACGTCTCATTGACGGATCATCTGTATATGGCGACTAAACGGTTCAAGGACAATATGACCATCCAGAATCGTATGCTTTGGGAAGTAAAGAAGTTCTATCCACAGGAATTCAGCATTGGCATGCATGGTCTGTCTCTCATTCACAATCAGCTTGGTCTCTCCCTGCCTGAAGAAGAAGCGGCCAATATCGCTTTTCATCTCGTCAATGCTCAGCAGAATGATGACAATATGAATCAGGTCATGCTGATGACGGGCACGGTCAAGGATGTACTCAATATTATTAAAATTCATTATCAGGTGGAGCTGGATACACACAGCATTAACTATTCCCGCTTTTTAACCCATTTGCAATTCTTCATTCAGCGACTGTTTGAGCATAAAACGTTAAATACGCAGGATCATGAGCTGTTTGACCAGATTGCGAGCAAATATCCGCAGGAAGAACAATGTGTACAGCTGATCAAAGAGTACATTGAAGCCCGCTTCGAACATACGATTTCTAGCGAAGAAATGATGTACCTGATTATTCATATTAATCGTGTAATGAGTCGCAATTAA